Proteins encoded by one window of Streptomyces sp. NBC_01571:
- the bldG gene encoding anti-sigma factor antagonist BldG has protein sequence MDLSLSTRTVGDRTVVEVGGEIDVYTAPKLREQLVELVNDGSFHLVVDMEGVDFLDSTGLGVLVGGLKRVRAHEGSLRLVCNQERILKIFRITGLTKVFPIHTSVEEAVAATD, from the coding sequence GTGGACCTGTCCCTGTCGACCCGTACCGTCGGCGATCGTACGGTCGTCGAGGTCGGTGGCGAAATCGATGTATATACCGCGCCCAAGCTGCGTGAGCAGCTGGTCGAGCTGGTGAACGACGGCAGTTTCCATCTTGTCGTCGACATGGAGGGCGTGGACTTCCTCGACTCCACCGGGCTCGGCGTTTTGGTGGGCGGCCTGAAGCGTGTGCGGGCCCATGAGGGCTCGCTGCGACTGGTCTGCAACCAGGAGCGCATTCTGAAGATCTTCCGTATCACCGGTCTCACCAAGGTGTTCCCCATCCACACCTCGGTCGAGGAAGCGGTAGCGGCCACCGACTGA
- a CDS encoding ATP-binding protein — MATVELRFSALPEHVRTARLVAAAVARRAGVDEAVLDEVRLAVGEACSRAVGLHQSSGISAPVRVTLIEEEKQFSIEVGDEAPRSVPGATVPGAAPGNADTDAEEDEMGLAVISGLVDDVEVSADEHGGLIRMSWPTTPPVTLVP; from the coding sequence ATGGCCACCGTTGAGCTCCGCTTCAGCGCGCTGCCCGAGCACGTCAGGACCGCCCGACTGGTGGCGGCAGCGGTGGCGCGCAGGGCCGGAGTGGACGAGGCCGTTCTCGACGAGGTCAGACTCGCCGTGGGCGAGGCCTGCAGCCGTGCCGTCGGACTGCACCAGAGCAGCGGCATCTCGGCGCCGGTGCGGGTGACGCTGATCGAGGAGGAGAAGCAGTTCTCCATCGAGGTCGGCGACGAGGCGCCGCGTTCGGTGCCCGGTGCGACGGTGCCCGGAGCCGCTCCCGGCAATGCCGACACGGACGCCGAGGAGGACGAGATGGGCCTCGCGGTCATCAGCGGCCTCGTCGACGACGTAGAGGTCAGCGCCGACGAGCACGGTGGACTGATCAGGATGAGCTGGCCGACCACGCC